The Gymnogyps californianus isolate 813 chromosome 5, ASM1813914v2, whole genome shotgun sequence genome contains a region encoding:
- the ANKRD9 gene encoding ankyrin repeat domain-containing protein 9 yields MQPLCAGVGGSPRRSPPPAMPWSVRWVGGRGAQSQKQCKKSSFAFYQAVRDLLPVWFLEDMRTMEVFHWEDGGKVSVYSPSEALLYALVHDHQPYARHLLTKFPQSALAVPSQSFSCCQSSAPHLAMAVRYNRVRILFRILKAVQAFPPSDRAGHLDRRGCSRVEGGKTALHVACELVRPECLLLLLGHGASPCLQDSAGNTPLDTLLQQISHVPAANMRAKLLCLDCLFFFVPQDLQFTMKQQLLDNGQRWQDLLGENRFQCLVGLAPPSLFVRAMRVLIRTISPEHFPEALDDLPLPHFLKPLDLKLES; encoded by the coding sequence ATGCAGCCTCTGTGTGCCGGGGTGGGAGGCAGCCCCCGGCGGAGCCCGCCGCCCGCCATGCCCTGGAGCGTCCGGTGGGTCGGCGGCCGCGGCGCCCAGTCCCAGAAGCAGTGCAAGAAATCCTCCTTCGCCTTCTACCAGGCGGTGAGGGACCTGCTGCCCGTCTGGTTCCTGGAGGACATGCGGACCATGGAGGTCTTCCACTGGGAGGACGGGGGCAAGGTGAGCGTGTACTCGCCCTCGGAGGCCCTGCTCTACGCGCTGGTGCACGACCACCAGCCCTACGCCCGGCACCTGCTGACTAAGTTCCCCCAGAGCGCCCTGGCCGTGCCCAGCCAAagcttcagctgctgccagtCCTCGGCCCCGCACCTGGCCATGGCTGTCCGCTACAACCGGGTCCGCATCCTCTTCCGAATACTCAAGGCCGTCCAAGCCTTCCCGCCGAGCGACAGAGCTGGCCACCTGGACCGCCGGGGCTGCAGCCGCGTGGAGGGCGGCAAGACGGCCTTGCACGTGGCCTGCGAACTGGTGCGACCCGAGTGCTTGCTCCTGCTGCTCGGGCACGGCGCGTCGCCCTGCTTGCAGGACAGTGCCGGGAATACCCCCCTCGACACCTTGCTGCAGCAGATTTCCCACGTGCCGGCAGCGAACATGCGCGCCAAGCTCCTCTGCCTTGACTGCCTCTTCTTCTTCGTGCCTCAAGACCTCCAGTTCACAATGAAACAGCAACTGTTGGACAACGGGCAGCGGTGGCAGGACCTCCTCGGGGAGAACAGGTTCCAGTGCCTGGTGGGCTTAGCTCCCCCGTCACTGTTTGTCAGAGCCATGCGTGTCTTGATCAGGACCATTTCACCTGAGCATTTCCCAGAGGCTCTGGACGATCTGCCTCTGCCTCATTTTCTAAAGCCTTTGGACTTGAAACTGGAGAGCTAG